From the genome of Populus trichocarpa isolate Nisqually-1 chromosome 15, P.trichocarpa_v4.1, whole genome shotgun sequence, one region includes:
- the LOC7463120 gene encoding UPF0235 protein At5g63440 translates to MPKRTTHTYSSENAVPEGPDSELFVYYCKHCGSHLLITDNQLQKMPKRKTDRAYVLDKKKHLARLHMNEAGKVLLKRGEGKFEKQFRMNCMGCGLFVCYRAEEDLESASFIYVVDGALSTVAAETNPQDAPVPPCISQLGGLVQVAIEVEDRAQRSAITRVNADDVRVTVAAPAARGEANNELLEFVGKVLGLKLSQMTLQRGWNNKSKLLVVEDLSARQVYEKLLEAAQP, encoded by the exons atgccgaAGAGAACAACGCACACGTACTCAAGCGAGAACGCAGTTCCCGAAGGACCAGACTCCGAACTCTTCGTCTACTACTGCAAGCATTGTGGCTCTCACCTCCTCATCACTG ATAACCAATTGCAGAAAATGCCGAAAAGGAAGACTGATAGAGCTTATGTATTAGACAAGAAGAAACATCTTGCAAGGCTCCATATGAATGAGGCTGGAAAAGTTCTCCTGAAAAG AGGTGAAGGAAAATTTGAGAAGCAATTTCGCATGAACTGCATGGGCTGTGGGCTGTTTGTTTGCTATCGAGCTGAAGAAGATCTGGAATCTGCTTCTTTTATATATGTTGTTGATGGTGCACTTAGCACAGTTGCCGCCGAAACTAACCCTCAG GATGCTCCTGTGCCCCCTTGCATATCACAATTAGGAGGACTTGTGCAGGTGGCCATTGAGGTTGAAGACCGTGCACAAAGATCAGCAATAACAA gaGTGAATGCTGATGATGTTCGAGTCACTGTAGCTGCCCCCGCTGCCCGTGGCGAAGCTAACAACGAACTTTTGGAATTTGTGGGCAAG GTGTTAGGTCTGAAACTGAGCCAGATGACTCTTCAAAGAGGATGGAATAACAAATCAAAGCTGCTTGTT gtgGAGGATCTGTCTGCTAGACAGGTGTACGAGAAACTACTGGAAGCAGCACAACCTTGA
- the LOC7454706 gene encoding elongation factor 1-delta 2 — protein sequence MAVTFYDLTSAAGLKKLDDFLLSRSYISGYQASKDDLTVYSALSSAPSAEHVNVYRWYTHIDALLRISGVEAEGCGVVVKGSAPITEEAIATPPSAETKAAEDDDDDDVDLFGEETEEEKKAAEERAATVKAASKKKESGKSSVLLDVKPWDDETDMKKLEEAVRSVEMEGLLWGASKLVPVGYGIKKLTIMLTIVDDLVSVDTLIEERLTTEPINEYVQSCDIVAFNKI from the exons ATGGCAGTCACTTTCTACGATCTCACCTCAGCTGCTGGCCTCAAGAAACTCGATGACTTTCTCCTTTCCCGCAGCTACATTTCCGg GTACCAAGCTTCCAAAGATGATCTGACTGTGTACTCAGCTCTTTCAAGTGCCCCATCAGCTGAACATGTTAACGTGTATCGGTGGTACACTCATATTGATGCTCTCTTGAGGATCTC TGGTGTCGAAGCTGAAGGATGTGGAGTTGTTGTCAAGGGATCTGCTCCCATCACAGAGGAGGCAATTGCCACTCCTCCATCTGCTGAGACAAAG GCTGCTgaggatgacgatgacgatgatGTGGATCTCTTTGGTGAGGAGACCGAGGAGGAAAAGAAGGCTGCCGAAGAACGTGCAGCTACTGTTAAGGCAGCCTCGAAGAAGAAAGAGT CTGGCAAGTCATCTGTTTTGTTGGATGTTAAGCCATGGGATGATGAGACTGACATGAAGAAGCTTGAGGAAGCAGTTAGAAGTGTTGAGATGGAAGGACTTCTTTGGGGAGCAT CCAAGCTTGTACCTGTAGGATATGGCATTAAGAAATTGACAATTATGCTCACAATTGTTGATGACTTGGTCTCTGTGGACACTCTCATCGAGGAACGTTTGACAACTGAACCCATCAACGAGTATGTCCAGAGCTGTGACATCGTGGCCTTCAACAAAATCT aA